A single window of Gossypium arboreum isolate Shixiya-1 chromosome 13, ASM2569848v2, whole genome shotgun sequence DNA harbors:
- the LOC108462992 gene encoding uncharacterized protein LOC108462992: MEDGRKKRKMGNEEEKDDEDEDDDEEEKVEKFFALIRSTREMRDRLRNAAVPNGPKEEEYQKKKQEDKAVVVGGGGVGQWNPTFQAEDFMEGSISRSENNSLGLNVAGPSSSKVQREPEKGTEDDGGGEGGGGLDLKLSLSL; this comes from the coding sequence ATGGAGGATGGAaggaagaagagaaaaatggggAATGAAGAGGAAAAAGAcgatgaagatgaagatgatgatgaagAAGAGAAAGTGGAGAAGTTCTTTGCTTTGATAAGGAGCACAAGGGAGATGCGTGATCGTCTAAGAAACGCGGCGGTGCCTAATGGACCAAAAGAGGAAGAATATCAGAAGAAGAAACAGGAAGATAAGGCGGTTGTTGTTGGTGGTGGTGGCGTCGGACAGTGGAATCCAACGTTCCAAGCAGAGGATTTCATGGAAGGTTCCATATCCAGGTCTGAGAATAATTCTTTGGGGTTGAATGTTGCAGGCCCTTCCAGTTCCAAAGTACAACGTGAACCGGAAAAAGGAACCGAGGACGACGGCGGAGGAGAAGGTGGAGGTGGTTTGGACCTTAAGCTTTCTTTATCTTTGTAG